In one window of Paraflavitalea soli DNA:
- a CDS encoding DUF6266 family protein, which translates to MGRLINGINGPIQGKVGAVIGSNWKGIPYVKGPYKERTTNVSKKEKANRGKFAMAQFWLKPLLPFVREGFKGYSATSEGFVAAKSWLLLHAFEGVAPAITINPALVKLSHGDLPLSDGIAVEKTAPGVLLFTWDTAPVEGGSSYDQVMLLAYDIDHTVAYYITTGQFRSTGTDVLNIPITKGRTWHLYLAFTAADRSMQSHSVYLGAINS; encoded by the coding sequence ATGGGACGACTTATTAATGGCATTAATGGCCCCATACAGGGGAAAGTAGGTGCTGTAATTGGGTCAAACTGGAAAGGAATTCCTTACGTAAAAGGGCCTTATAAAGAGCGCACTACCAACGTGAGCAAGAAAGAGAAAGCCAACCGTGGCAAATTTGCCATGGCGCAATTCTGGCTAAAACCTTTGTTGCCCTTTGTACGTGAAGGTTTCAAAGGCTATAGCGCTACATCGGAAGGTTTTGTGGCCGCTAAATCCTGGTTGCTATTGCATGCTTTTGAAGGGGTGGCCCCGGCTATTACAATCAATCCGGCTTTGGTGAAACTAAGCCATGGTGATCTGCCTTTATCTGATGGTATAGCGGTGGAGAAAACAGCACCCGGCGTGTTATTGTTTACCTGGGATACGGCCCCCGTGGAAGGAGGCAGTTCTTATGACCAGGTAATGCTGCTGGCCTATGATATTGACCATACAGTTGCTTATTATATTACTACCGGGCAGTTTAGAAGTACCGGCACTGATGTATTGAATATCCCTATAACAAAAGGAAGGACCTGGCACCTGTACCTGGCTTTTACAGCGGCCGATAGAAGCATGCAATCGCATAGTGTATACCTGGGGGCAATCAATAGTTGA
- a CDS encoding HNH endonuclease: protein MKEPIRLWTRDELILALNLYLKLPFGKMDSHTPEVMHLASLIGRTANAIAMRLVNFASVDPFHQQRGIKGLDGGIKQVQPIWDEFIDNKAELLFESERILAEKEQIAIESKYAEALQGTEYLKGEDKRREVKTRVNQNVFRQIVMVNYASKCAITGIDIPDLLVASHIVPWSKNEQERLNPENGICLSPLYDRAYDKGYIAINEHFEIIISTAIKEKHSLEYHAKHFAILTGTRINLPQKYHPKKEFLQYHMDTIFRG from the coding sequence ATGAAAGAACCGATACGACTATGGACAAGGGATGAGTTGATTCTTGCACTCAATCTTTACCTAAAGCTCCCTTTTGGTAAAATGGATTCCCATACACCAGAAGTCATGCACTTGGCAAGCCTTATAGGCCGCACAGCCAATGCCATAGCGATGCGTTTGGTAAACTTTGCCAGTGTTGATCCCTTCCATCAACAGCGAGGAATAAAAGGGTTGGATGGTGGAATAAAGCAAGTACAGCCCATTTGGGATGAATTTATCGATAATAAGGCAGAGCTCCTTTTTGAAAGTGAACGAATATTGGCTGAAAAAGAACAAATAGCCATAGAAAGTAAATATGCTGAAGCATTGCAGGGTACCGAATACCTCAAAGGCGAAGACAAAAGGCGAGAGGTTAAAACAAGAGTAAACCAAAATGTATTTCGCCAAATTGTGATGGTCAACTATGCTAGTAAATGTGCCATTACTGGTATTGATATACCAGATCTATTGGTTGCCAGTCACATTGTTCCTTGGTCTAAAAATGAGCAAGAGCGATTGAATCCTGAAAACGGTATTTGCCTCTCCCCTTTATATGACCGGGCTTACGATAAAGGTTATATTGCCATCAATGAGCATTTTGAAATTATAATATCTACTGCGATAAAAGAAAAGCACTCGTTAGAATACCATGCAAAACACTTTGCAATATTGACTGGAACCAGGATCAATTTACCTCAGAAATATCATCCTAAAAAGGAATTCTTACAGTATCATATGGATACTATATTTCGTGGGTGA
- a CDS encoding ATP-binding protein, whose protein sequence is MEHFEIIKPAITAKGFRTAVKDYTEESVIEELAANSYDEDASTVIVLLDQKNNQLYIIDDGNGFDDTSIKEVTTLGGGDKTSSPYSKGKRAYLGSYGYGLKSTLNISNKVHIKTASHSNIFSTEIDWSILDHALTQEFKGYKFGKNNKPAQSGTGTIIQLHLKNPTSKSHLDSFGEVLNHLPLDNGQFKCYYGHYEDCYEYIKPFLQTFNGLRKIADSLYKKKYLYFANDSLEFELSECDTEVFKDKDDPSVEAKFYFTGMNGDKIRSLKEKLRGIYVRVHGRLLKHNFSEDKYVYGISKYQMFKQGLRVEFSINWLRDQISLSRDDIKFSNEKLEKDFKLIVARNIGKFIRPRLDIIQKKKAKQSDIKLKQRLELADKRAKNESGVKIKSLKDGFNFRPETDSELAILLSNPSIMAKINKAYKLIDYNDQASFDCIIYDTSKREFIFTELEPTLMEFLQHKNRDSIQLIITYTLGKWRTGSKKKTTKGFLELIQHEKKAKGYYKLLEYSTENSKTPKLDYQVIVLDEIL, encoded by the coding sequence ATGGAACATTTTGAGATTATTAAGCCAGCCATAACGGCAAAGGGATTTCGAACTGCAGTAAAAGATTATACAGAAGAATCGGTGATTGAAGAATTGGCTGCCAATAGTTACGACGAAGATGCTTCAACTGTTATTGTCCTACTCGATCAAAAAAACAATCAGCTCTACATTATCGACGATGGAAATGGATTTGACGATACCTCTATAAAAGAAGTGACAACCTTGGGAGGAGGAGACAAAACTTCTTCCCCTTATTCGAAGGGGAAAAGAGCTTACCTTGGAAGTTATGGTTATGGACTAAAAAGCACCTTAAATATCTCCAATAAGGTTCACATCAAAACTGCGTCCCACAGCAACATTTTTTCGACTGAAATTGATTGGTCCATTTTAGACCATGCCCTAACGCAAGAATTCAAAGGCTATAAATTTGGGAAAAATAATAAGCCTGCTCAATCTGGAACTGGCACCATAATACAACTTCACTTAAAAAATCCTACCTCCAAATCGCATCTTGACTCATTTGGAGAAGTATTAAATCATCTTCCACTTGACAACGGTCAATTTAAATGTTATTATGGGCATTATGAAGACTGCTATGAATACATAAAGCCCTTTTTGCAAACATTCAATGGCTTAAGAAAAATTGCTGATTCTCTTTATAAGAAAAAGTATTTGTACTTCGCTAACGATTCTCTTGAATTTGAGCTTTCAGAATGCGATACAGAGGTTTTCAAGGATAAAGATGATCCTAGCGTTGAAGCAAAATTTTACTTCACGGGCATGAATGGGGATAAGATAAGGTCGTTAAAAGAAAAGTTAAGGGGTATTTATGTAAGAGTACATGGCCGGCTATTAAAACATAATTTCTCAGAAGATAAATACGTATATGGCATCAGTAAATACCAGATGTTTAAACAAGGATTAAGAGTTGAATTTTCCATCAATTGGCTCAGGGATCAAATATCTTTATCGCGTGATGATATTAAATTTTCGAATGAAAAATTGGAGAAGGACTTTAAATTAATCGTTGCCAGAAATATAGGAAAATTTATACGTCCCAGGCTAGATATCATTCAAAAAAAGAAAGCCAAACAATCAGATATTAAGCTGAAGCAAAGACTTGAGCTTGCCGATAAACGAGCCAAGAACGAATCGGGTGTTAAAATAAAATCGCTTAAGGATGGTTTCAATTTCCGACCAGAAACGGATTCTGAATTAGCTATTTTGCTTTCAAATCCTTCTATCATGGCCAAGATAAATAAGGCATACAAGCTAATTGATTATAATGACCAAGCTAGTTTTGATTGTATCATTTATGATACCTCAAAAAGGGAGTTTATTTTTACAGAATTAGAGCCTACTTTAATGGAGTTTTTGCAACATAAGAATCGCGATTCCATTCAACTCATAATAACCTATACGTTGGGCAAATGGCGTACGGGGTCAAAGAAAAAAACTACCAAGGGATTTCTGGAGCTAATACAGCATGAAAAGAAAGCCAAAGGGTACTATAAGTTGTTGGAATATTCTACTGAAAATAGCAAGACCCCTAAATTAGATTATCAGGTAATTGTGCTTGATGAGATACTTTAG
- a CDS encoding DNA cytosine methyltransferase, producing MKLNPHYFSHAVLTADIKDKTVLEQPPTDIIVGTYPCTKYSTIADIHGTRTGDDLFLHFFRHIAIEKPEMYVVENVPGMKKFKVVMEAMTKLPDYYVQVFCPVDAANWLPQRRKRLILFGTKKPFPISAPNVINNKPWLKDILEKNPEIEMPEYVISRIKGRYRDKPIIVDPEQPGAIAPTCVAHYAKDLGTRLVKDRKAQYGLRPFSIREYARLQGFPDDFHFENKRSSYKLIGNAVPVQMGKWVGDIVMSYFN from the coding sequence ATGAAGCTTAATCCGCATTACTTTTCCCATGCCGTGCTTACGGCAGATATAAAAGACAAAACTGTATTGGAGCAGCCACCTACCGACATCATTGTTGGTACATATCCTTGTACCAAATATTCTACTATTGCTGATATTCATGGCACCCGTACCGGGGATGATCTTTTCTTGCATTTCTTCCGCCATATTGCTATTGAAAAACCAGAAATGTATGTGGTAGAAAACGTACCCGGTATGAAGAAGTTTAAGGTAGTAATGGAAGCTATGACCAAACTTCCAGACTATTATGTTCAGGTATTTTGTCCAGTGGATGCTGCCAATTGGTTGCCACAAAGAAGGAAAAGGCTTATTCTATTTGGTACAAAGAAGCCCTTTCCCATAAGTGCACCTAATGTCATCAACAACAAGCCATGGTTAAAAGATATTTTGGAAAAGAACCCTGAAATAGAAATGCCGGAATATGTAATTAGCCGGATCAAAGGAAGGTACAGGGATAAACCAATAATTGTAGACCCAGAGCAGCCGGGTGCAATAGCGCCCACTTGCGTGGCTCATTATGCCAAGGATTTAGGCACGCGGCTGGTGAAAGATCGCAAGGCTCAATATGGGCTGCGTCCCTTTTCGATCCGGGAATATGCCCGATTACAAGGATTTCCGGATGACTTTCATTTTGAAAACAAACGTAGCTCTTATAAGCTCATCGGTAATGCAGTGCCCGTACAAATGGGGAAATGGGTAGGAGATATTGTAATGTCATATTTCAATTGA
- a CDS encoding DNA polymerase beta superfamily protein, which translates to MTIKDIKDSGLLLLECISGSKAYGLDTPKSDTDIKGVYYLSKEQFYGLEYIPQVSNETNDEVYYELGRFVELLLRNNPNILELLASPAQCVLYRHAVMDQLSPDMFLSRLCKDTFAGYALTQVRKARGYKKKFVNPVEEQRKSVLDFCFIPQGAVSQPLKQWLQQHNYAQEYCGLSAIAHTKGLYALFYNAGGSLHYKGVIGSELANEVSLSSIPKGEKELAYLFFNSEGYSAYCREYREYWDWMHKRNEGRYLGNVHHGKGYDAKNMMHTIRLLQVAQEILNEGRLQVMRPNREELLAIKAGNYQYEELLTLANTLMQQIESAALTSALPAEPDREKIEKVLIAIRHELYG; encoded by the coding sequence ATGACTATTAAGGATATCAAAGATAGCGGCCTGTTGCTGCTGGAGTGTATCAGTGGCAGCAAGGCCTATGGGCTGGATACCCCCAAGTCGGATACAGACATTAAAGGCGTTTACTACCTGTCTAAGGAGCAGTTTTATGGCCTGGAGTACATTCCTCAGGTAAGCAACGAAACCAATGATGAAGTGTATTACGAGCTGGGACGTTTTGTCGAATTGCTTTTGCGCAACAATCCAAACATATTGGAATTGCTGGCTTCCCCTGCCCAATGTGTTTTGTACCGGCATGCCGTAATGGATCAGCTAAGCCCAGACATGTTTTTGTCCCGGCTTTGTAAAGATACTTTCGCTGGCTATGCCCTCACCCAGGTACGCAAGGCCAGGGGGTATAAAAAGAAGTTTGTCAATCCCGTAGAGGAACAAAGGAAGTCTGTATTGGATTTTTGTTTTATACCCCAGGGAGCCGTTTCCCAGCCATTGAAGCAATGGTTGCAGCAACACAATTATGCGCAGGAGTATTGTGGTCTTAGTGCCATAGCCCATACAAAGGGATTGTATGCACTCTTTTATAATGCGGGTGGATCTCTGCATTACAAGGGTGTAATAGGTAGTGAGCTGGCCAATGAAGTGTCCTTGTCTTCCATTCCCAAAGGTGAAAAAGAACTGGCCTACCTTTTTTTCAACAGCGAGGGCTATTCTGCTTATTGCAGGGAGTACCGGGAGTATTGGGATTGGATGCACAAGCGCAATGAGGGCCGTTACCTGGGCAATGTACACCATGGCAAGGGGTATGATGCCAAGAACATGATGCATACCATTCGTTTGTTGCAGGTAGCACAGGAAATATTGAACGAAGGCAGGCTGCAGGTGATGCGGCCCAACAGGGAAGAATTGTTGGCCATCAAAGCAGGCAACTACCAGTATGAGGAACTCCTGACCTTGGCTAATACCCTCATGCAACAGATAGAAAGTGCTGCCCTAACAAGCGCCCTGCCTGCTGAGCCCGATCGGGAGAAAATAGAAAAAGTGCTCATAGCAATTCGACATGAACTGTACGGATAG